One Burkholderia gladioli genomic window, CAGATATAGACCGTTTTCTGTTTCGCCACGAGCCCGCCCTTATTCCGCGCGCACGGGCACGCGCGATGCGATCGCGCACATCAGCTCGTAGCCGACCGTCGAGCACGATGCAGCGACGTCGTCGATCGGCAGCGCCTGGCCCCACAGCTCGACGCGCGCGCCAATGCCGGCGCCCGGCACCGGCGTGAGGTCGACCGTGATCATGTCCATCGAGACCCGGCCGACGATCCGCGTGCGCACGCCGTCGACCACGATCGGCGTGCCCTCCGGGGCGATGCGCGGATAACCGTCGGCGTAACCGCAGGCCACCACGCCGATGCGCATCTGCGCCGGCGCGACGAAGGCGCCGCCGTAGCCGACCGCCTGGCCCTTGGCGATGTTCTGCACCGCGATCAGCTCGGAGCCGAGCGTCATGGCCGCCTGCAGGCCGGCGCCGGCGATATCGGCGGCGCGCCCCGAGGGCGAGGCGCCGTACAGCAGGATGCCGGGGCGGACCCAGTCGCCGTGGGTTTCGGGATGCCACATCACGGCGGCCGAATTGGCCAGGCTGCGCGCGCCGGCGATGCCCTCGGCGCCGCGCTCGAAGGCCGCCATCTGGTCGGCCACGCCGCGTTCGCCGTCGGCGTCGGCGAAATGCGTCATCAGGGTGATCTGGCCGATGCCCGGGCAGGTGCGGGCGCGCTCCCAGGCGGCACGATACTTGTCCGGCGCGTAGCCGAGCCGGTTCATGCCGCTGTTCATCTTGAGCTGGATGTTGATCGGCTTGGACAGGCGGGCCGTCTCGAGCATGCGCAGCTGATCGTCGTTGTGGACCGTGGTGGTCAGGCTGTAGCGGTCGATCACGTCGACGTCGGTCGAGCGGAAGAAGCCTTCTAGCAGCAGGATCGGCCCCGCCCAGCCCAGTTCGCGCAGCTTCACCGCCTCCTCGAGGTCGAGCAGGCCGAAGCCGTCGGTGCTCCTCAGGCCCGGGAACGCGCGCGCCAGGCCATGCCCGTAGGCATTGGCCTTGACCACCGCCCAGACCTTCGAGCGGGGGGCGAAGCGGCGCGCGGCCGCGAGATTGTTAACAAGTGCGGCGGTGTGAATCGTGGCGGAAATCGGGCGCGGCATAAGGAAATTTCATAAACACGCAGGCGAATCAGCAGCTTACCGCACCTTGTGGGCTCGGTGCCGTGACAAAGCCGGAACGATCGGGGATTCTTGCTAGTCGGATTTGCCGTATTTTCATGATATAAAGCCGTGCGCACAACCTATTTTGCACGGGATAGTCCGATTGCACGGCCCCTGCGGCCGAGCCGCAGCGAGGAAAGCATCGCTTCAGATGAAAAAAGGTTTTTACTCGATCATGGCCGCGCAGTTTTTCTCTTCGCTGGCCGACAGTGCGCTTCTCATCGCCGCCATCGCCCTGCTGAAAGATCTGCACGCGCCGAACTGGATGATTCCGCTGCTCAAGCTGTTCTTCGTCCTGTCCTACGTGGTACTGGCCGCCTTCGTCGGCGCCTTCGCCGATTCCCGGCCCAAGGGCCGCGTGATGTTCATCACCAACTCGATCAAGGTGATCGGCTGCCTGATCATGCTGTTCGGCGCCCATCCGCTGATCGCCTACGGCATCGTCGGCTTCGGCGCCGCCGCGTATTCCCCCGCCAAGTACGGCATCCTCACCGAGCTGCTGCCGCCCGACCGGCTGGTGGCCGCCAACGGCTGGATCGAGGGCACCACGGTCAGTTCGATCATCCTCGGCACCGTGCTGGGCGGCGCGCTGATCAGCCCGCACATCGCCGCCCACGTGATCGCCTACACGCCGGCGGCCATCAACACCCCGGCCGAGGCCGCGATGCTGGTGATCATGGCGATCTACGTGGTCGCCGCGCTGTTCAACCTGCGCATCCCCGATACCGGCGCGCGCTACCCGCAGCAGCAGCACGGCCCCTGGCGCCTGGTCACCGATTTCGCCGACTGCTTCGTGGTGCTCTGGCGCGACAAGCTCGGCCAGATCTCGCTGGCCGTCACCACCCTGTTCTGGGGCGCCGGCGCGACCCTGCAGTTCATCGTGCTGAAGTGGGCCGAGGTCTCGCTGGGCATGTCGCTGTCCGAGGGCGCGATCCTGCAGGCCGTGGTGGCGCTGGGCGTGGCCGGCGGCGCGATGGCCGCGGCCAGCAAGATCCCGCTCAAGAAATCGCTGAAGGTGCTGCCGGTCGGCATCATGATGGGCGTGGCCGTGATGATGATGGCCTTCTACACGCGCGACCTGCTGCCCCATCACTGGGTGCTGCAGGTCGGGCGCATGCACGTGCCCGGCTACCTGGTGGTCGCCTACCTGTTCCTGATGCTGGTCGGCGCGCTGTCGGGCTTCTTCGTGGTGCCGATGAACGCTTTGCTCCAGCATCGCGGCCACGTGCTGATGTCGGCCGGCCACTCGATCGCGGTGCAGAACTTCAACGAGAACCTGTCGGTGCTGGTGATGCTCTGCCTGTACGCCGTGCTGGTCTGGCTCGACGTGCCGGTCGGCGTGGTGATCGTGCTGTTCGGCACCTTCGTCTGCCTGACCATGTGGCTGGTGATGCGCCGCCATCTCGCGAACCAGCGCCAGTTCGACTCGGTCGCGCTGATCGGCGAGAGCCGGCACTGAATTTCCGGATGCGGCGCCTCGCGCGGCGGCACCTGCGGCGCGCCGGGGCAGCCGCGATCGCCGCTCCCTCCGCCATGCCGGCCCGGCCGGCCCCGACGCGATGACCCTCTCCCCGATCCCGCACGCCCTGACCATCGCCGGCTCCGATTCCGGCGGCGGCGCCGGCATCCAGGCCGACCTGAAGGCCTTCTCCGCGCTGGGCGCCTACGGCGCCAGCGCGATCACCGCGCTGACCGCGCAGAACACCCGCGGCGTGAGCGCCGTGCACGCGCCCGAGGCGGCCTTCGTGACGGCCCAGCTCGACGCCGTGTTCGAGGACATCCGCATCGACGCGGTGAAGATCGGCATGCTCGCCAACGCGGCCATCGTCGAGGCGGTGGCCGCGGCGCTCGCGCGCCACGCGCCGCCCTTCGTGGTGCTCGACACGGTGATGATCTCCAAGAGCCGCCACGCGCTGCTGGCGCCCGAGGCGGTGGCCGCGCTGCGCGACAGGCTGCTGCCGCTGGCCGACCTGGTCACGCCGAACCTGCCCGAGGCGGCCGCCCTGCTCGGCTGCGAGGAGGCCGCCGACGAGGCGCAAATGGTCGAGCAGGGCCGCGCGCTGCTGGCACGCGGCGCGCGCGCGGTGCTGATGAAGGGCGGCCACCTGCCCGACGCGGCGCAAAGCCCCGACTGGCTGATCCGCGCCGAGGGCGAATTGCGCATCGACGGCGCGCGGATCCCCGTGCGCCATACGCACGGCACCGGCTGCACGCTGTCGGCCGCGATCGCCGCGCTGCGCCCGCAACGCGCCGGGCTGGCCGACGCGGTGATCGACGCCAAGCACTACCTGGCCGAGGCGATCGCCGCCAGCACGCGGCTCGAGGTCGGGCACGGCGTCGGGCCGGTCCATCATTTCCATCGGTGGTGGTGAGCAGCCGGCGAACGCCTGGCGATGGTCGCTGCCGCGATCGGCCGAATCAAAAAAAACGCCGCGTCGATCGCGGCGTTTTTTATCGTCCCGCGCCGGCGAAGGCCGAGGCTCGCGACGGCCACGCGTCGTCGACCAGGAAGCCGCGCGAGATCTCGTGCCAGGCGCCGTCCTCGCCTTGCGTCAGGGCCGCCACCAGCGACGGCGCCTCGCGTGCCAGGACCGCCTCGAACAGCGCCGGCGCCTCGACCGGCTGCAGCGGGTCGTCCGCCTCGAGCCGACGCGGCGCGAGCCAGGCCAGCCGCGGCAGCACCACCCAGCGCGTGCCGGCCGGCTGGCGCGCGACCAGCGCCGGCCAATCGCCGCGGGCGGCCCAGAAGCCACGCGAATGCGCCACATCGAGCGCGGCCGGCGCCAACGGCTGCGCGCCGTCGCGATAGAACAGCCAGCCCTTCACGAACATGCTCGCGGCCCAGGGGCCGGCCTGCCCGGTGAAGGCGAATTCCTCGCGTTCGGTGAGCGGCAGTTGATGGTCGACCAGGCGCCGGTACTTCAGATCGAAACGATCGGCCAGGTTGGGCCCGACATAGTCGCTCAGCGCCGCCGCGCCGGCCGTGGCCGCGCACAGGTAGCACTTGACGGCCAGTTCCCAGTGCAGCCGCTCGCCTTGCGGGGAGACCAGCAGGAAATCGCATTCGCCGAGCGTGCGCCCGCTCACGCGCACCGGCAGGTTGGCGGCGACCAGGCGCCAGCACGGTGCCTGCGCGGCGAAGAAGGCCAGCAGGGTTTCGGCATAGCGGCCCAGGCGGGTGGGCCGCGCCGCTTCCACGGCCTGCCGCAGCGGCGCCGGGTCGGCGTCGAGCGCGGCCAGCCAGGCCAGCACGCGCGCGGCTTCCTCGCGATCCGCCCAGGGCCGCGCGAGCGGCGCCTCGGCGGAGGCGGCGAGCAGGTCGGCGCTGGCCAGCAGCCAGCCCAGATCGCGCACCGCCGCGTCGCGCAGCCCCACCCACGGTGCGGACCGCGCGGCGTCGGTCATGCGCCGCCCGTGGCCTTGCCGAAGGTATCGCGGGCCAGGCACAGATCGGCCCAGGCCTTCGACTTGTCCGGCAGGCTGCGCAGCAGGTAGGCGGGATGGTAGGAGACGATCACCGGCACGCCCTCGTACTGGTGGACGCGCCCGCGCATCGAGGCAATGCTGCCGTCGGACTTCAGCAGCGTCTGCGCGGCGAAGCGGCCCAGCGCCACGATCAGCTTCGGCTTGACCAGCGCGACCTGCCGCTGCAGGTAGGGCTCGCAGCGCGCGACCTCGTCGGGCTCGGGATTGCGGTTGCCGGGCGGGCGGCACTTGATCACGTTGGCGATGTAGACGTTGTTGCTGCGCTCCAGCGAGAGCGCATGCAGCATGCTGTCGAGCAGCTTGCCGGCCTGGCCGACGAAGGGTTCGCCCTGCTTGTCCTCGTTCTCGCCCGGCGCCT contains:
- a CDS encoding DUF1853 family protein, with protein sequence MTDAARSAPWVGLRDAAVRDLGWLLASADLLAASAEAPLARPWADREEAARVLAWLAALDADPAPLRQAVEAARPTRLGRYAETLLAFFAAQAPCWRLVAANLPVRVSGRTLGECDFLLVSPQGERLHWELAVKCYLCAATAGAAALSDYVGPNLADRFDLKYRRLVDHQLPLTEREEFAFTGQAGPWAASMFVKGWLFYRDGAQPLAPAALDVAHSRGFWAARGDWPALVARQPAGTRWVVLPRLAWLAPRRLEADDPLQPVEAPALFEAVLAREAPSLVAALTQGEDGAWHEISRGFLVDDAWPSRASAFAGAGR
- the thiD gene encoding bifunctional hydroxymethylpyrimidine kinase/phosphomethylpyrimidine kinase, which codes for MTLSPIPHALTIAGSDSGGGAGIQADLKAFSALGAYGASAITALTAQNTRGVSAVHAPEAAFVTAQLDAVFEDIRIDAVKIGMLANAAIVEAVAAALARHAPPFVVLDTVMISKSRHALLAPEAVAALRDRLLPLADLVTPNLPEAAALLGCEEAADEAQMVEQGRALLARGARAVLMKGGHLPDAAQSPDWLIRAEGELRIDGARIPVRHTHGTGCTLSAAIAALRPQRAGLADAVIDAKHYLAEAIAASTRLEVGHGVGPVHHFHRWW
- the alr gene encoding alanine racemase; translated protein: MPRPISATIHTAALVNNLAAARRFAPRSKVWAVVKANAYGHGLARAFPGLRSTDGFGLLDLEEAVKLRELGWAGPILLLEGFFRSTDVDVIDRYSLTTTVHNDDQLRMLETARLSKPINIQLKMNSGMNRLGYAPDKYRAAWERARTCPGIGQITLMTHFADADGERGVADQMAAFERGAEGIAGARSLANSAAVMWHPETHGDWVRPGILLYGASPSGRAADIAGAGLQAAMTLGSELIAVQNIAKGQAVGYGGAFVAPAQMRIGVVACGYADGYPRIAPEGTPIVVDGVRTRIVGRVSMDMITVDLTPVPGAGIGARVELWGQALPIDDVAASCSTVGYELMCAIASRVPVRAE
- the lplT gene encoding lysophospholipid transporter LplT, which produces MKKGFYSIMAAQFFSSLADSALLIAAIALLKDLHAPNWMIPLLKLFFVLSYVVLAAFVGAFADSRPKGRVMFITNSIKVIGCLIMLFGAHPLIAYGIVGFGAAAYSPAKYGILTELLPPDRLVAANGWIEGTTVSSIILGTVLGGALISPHIAAHVIAYTPAAINTPAEAAMLVIMAIYVVAALFNLRIPDTGARYPQQQHGPWRLVTDFADCFVVLWRDKLGQISLAVTTLFWGAGATLQFIVLKWAEVSLGMSLSEGAILQAVVALGVAGGAMAAASKIPLKKSLKVLPVGIMMGVAVMMMAFYTRDLLPHHWVLQVGRMHVPGYLVVAYLFLMLVGALSGFFVVPMNALLQHRGHVLMSAGHSIAVQNFNENLSVLVMLCLYAVLVWLDVPVGVVIVLFGTFVCLTMWLVMRRHLANQRQFDSVALIGESRH